The sequence ACACGGCGTAATTGTTCAATCGGCAAAAGGTTGAAATCTTGGGACTTCTGTAAATTACTCAATAAATAGCGAAAAGTTAGTCTAACCTTTTTTAGAGCTTCTCCTACATGTTTCATCACAGTCGGGCCAGCAACTATATCAGTTGTGAAATTCGATTGTGCTATCAGATACCTCAAGCCATCAACACCCAAAGCTGGTAAGCCTAAGTTTTCATCGCCTCGAATTATTGCTTCGGGAGAAATTGTATTTCCCACAGATTTTGACATTTTCAGACCATTCTCATCTAGGGTAAAACCATGAGTAATCACTTCTTCATATGGTGCAACAGGGACATTACTTGATGCTACTTTTGTTAGCAGTGAACTTTGAAACCATCCTCTATGTTGATCAGATCCTTCTAGACAAACTTGGTACAGGGGGGATGGGAGTTTTGACAACTTTAAGCTTTTTTCATAAAAGTCTTTGATCACACTCCATGACGACCCACTATCAAACCACACATCCATAGTATCTTGAGAACGACAGTATTCATGCGCTACGTCGTGATATTTTTCTGGCAACCATTCTTTCATGTCATTATCTTTATCGTTAAACCATGCATtaattcctttttgtttgattttttctatgGCATGTGccaaaatttctgaatTCATCAAAACAGAATCCGGTTCGCTCTTCTTGTAAAAGCTTAATATAGGGATACCCCATGAGCGTTGCCTAGATATGCACCATTCATTTCTGCTTTTCATAAAGGATGAAAGTCTTGAATAGCCTCTTTTAGGACAAAACTTGACGCGGCTGATGCTTTCCAGAGCCAAGTTTTTTACATCGTGTAAATCTGCAAACCACTGTGGAGTAGCTCTTATTATGACAGGTTTCTTGGATCTCCAGTCGTACGGATAAGAATGCGTGTATTCGTGAGATTTGTAAAGTAAATTAAGGTCGCTTAACTTACATAGAATGATTTTCGCGGTTTCGGCATCCAATACTTGCCTACCTTTTGTTAAGTCTCCTTCATCTCTCACGATGGATCTGACGGACTGAGGAAGTTCATTTAATTGGTAGCGGCCCTGGTGATCCACGGGAGAATAAATTTCAAGACCATTTTGAATACCAATGAGATAGTCATCCTGTCCATGCCCTGGTGCTGTATGAACCAATCCAGTCCCTGTACCGCTGGTAACGTGTGCACCATGTAATAAGGGCCTGCCAACCTTATCGTCTACTAAGAGgttttgataatatagCCCATTTAGATGAGTTCCTTGAAACTGTTTGATAGTCTCAAATGAGTTAGTTGTTAGGCCCAATTTATCAATGGAGCCGGTCTCTACAAGGATAAGTTCACTATTTAAGCGTAATAGGGAGTAGGAAAAATCCTGATTGAAACAGATTGCTCGATTAGAGAGAAGAGTCCATGGAGTACTGGTCCAAATCAAACAGTATATAGGCAAGTTATTCGTTATTCCTAGTTTTTTGCACAGATCCATCTGggatttcttttcaagagGAAATTTAACATAAGCAGCGATGGATTTATGGTTTTCATTATATTCTAATTCGCCCTCTGCTAACGCTGTTCTAGTTTCTGTACCCCAGTAAACCGGTTTGTTCTGTCTCTTAATCAGTCCTCTTTCGTacatttctttaaaaatatttagcTGATTAATTTCATAGTCTTTATCCATTGTTAGGTATGGTGTTTCCCAGTCCGTTAAGATGGCAAAATGTTGGAAAGTTTCCCTTTGCCTCTTGATTGCCTTTTGTGCATGTTTTAAAGCCATTGACCTGATTTTTAAAGGCGATATTGACTCGATCTGTTGCGCGCttaaatctttcaaagcTTTAATCTCGATGGGTAGTCCATGACAATCCCAGCCAGGCTTATAAAAAATGTACTTCCCCTGTGAAAGTTGATATCTGTTTATGATATCTTTCAGAATTTTATTTAGAGCATGACCGAGATGGAGCTCGCCGTTGGCATAGGGCGGTCCATCATGTAAGA is a genomic window of Saccharomyces cerevisiae S288C chromosome XVI, complete sequence containing:
- the ISM1 gene encoding isoleucine--tRNA ligase ISM1 (Mitochondrial isoleucyl-tRNA synthetase; null mutant is deficient in respiratory growth; human homolog IARS2 implicated in mitochondrial diseases, can partially complement yeast null mutant), which codes for MKRSRLVPQHIFSIISKRYLAKHAYQKTLNLPKTKFPNRSNLEITLRELIPKSSQLVYKEQLRDFFEEFSKLNTTDEKLEFIKEKLFILHDGPPYANGELHLGHALNKILKDIINRYQLSQGKYIFYKPGWDCHGLPIEIKALKDLSAQQIESISPLKIRSMALKHAQKAIKRQRETFQHFAILTDWETPYLTMDKDYEINQLNIFKEMYERGLIKRQNKPVYWGTETRTALAEGELEYNENHKSIAAYVKFPLEKKSQMDLCKKLGITNNLPIYCLIWTSTPWTLLSNRAICFNQDFSYSLLRLNSELILVETGSIDKLGLTTNSFETIKQFQGTHLNGLYYQNLLVDDKVGRPLLHGAHVTSGTGTGLVHTAPGHGQDDYLIGIQNGLEIYSPVDHQGRYQLNELPQSVRSIVRDEGDLTKGRQVLDAETAKIILCKLSDLNLLYKSHEYTHSYPYDWRSKKPVIIRATPQWFADLHDVKNLALESISRVKFCPKRGYSRLSSFMKSRNEWCISRQRSWGIPILSFYKKSEPDSVLMNSEILAHAIEKIKQKGINAWFNDKDNDMKEWLPEKYHDVAHEYCRSQDTMDVWFDSGSSWSVIKDFYEKSLKLSKLPSPLYQVCLEGSDQHRGWFQSSLLTKVASSNVPVAPYEEVITHGFTLDENGLKMSKSVGNTISPEAIIRGDENLGLPALGVDGLRYLIAQSNFTTDIVAGPTVMKHVGEALKKVRLTFRYLLSNLQKSQDFNLLPIEQLRRVDQYTLYKINELLETTREHYQKYNFSKVLITLQYHLNNELSAFYFDISKDILYSNQISSLARRQVQTTLVHILNAYRAILAPILPVMVQEVWKYIPEGWLQGQEHIDINPMRGKWPFLDSNTEIVTSFENFELKILKQFQEEFKRLSLEEGVTKTTHSHVTIFTKHHLPFSSDELCDILQSSAVDILQMDDNNNSLPTIELGSGINVQILVERSKRHNCPRCWKANSAEEDKLCDRCKEAVDHLMS